The Deinococcus depolymerans DNA window ACGTCGAACAGCGTCTGCCCGGCGCGGCGCTCACGGACGGCCGCCACGCTGCGTGACGCCTTGCCGGCCGGACTGGCGGCGAACACGCTGCCCAGGCGCGGGTGCGGCACCGGCCCGATGGGCGTGCGGATGTCCAGCGTGTCCCACTCCGGCACGCCCGCGCCGACCGCGCGGTACACCTTGCGGACCTCGTGTTCCCGCCACGCGCGGGACAGGGCCGCGCCCGCCTCCCCGGTGCGGGCGAACAGCACCACGCCGCTCGTGCCGCGCCCCAGCCGGTGCAGCGGACTGGCGCCCGGATAGCGCAGGCGCACCTGCGTGAGCAGCGTGTGCGTCAGGAACCCCGCGCCCGGCAGTGTCGGCAGGCCAGAGGGCTTGCTGACCGCCACGAGCGCCTCGTCCTCCAGCAGCGCCGCGTAGTCCAGCGGGGCCGCCTGCTCCCGCCACGGGGGGCGGTGCCACACGACCACGTCCCCGGCGCGCAGCACCTCGTGCCCGCTCGCCGGCACGCCCCGGACCTCCACTTCACCCGCCGCCAGCCGCGCCGCCCACGTCGCCCCGTCCGAGTGCCGGTACTCGCGCGTCAGGAACGCCAGCACCCGCTCGCCACCCGCGCGTACCTGCGAGCGGAACGCGAACCCGTCATTCGATGGTGCGTCGTCGGACATGCCCTCCAGGGTAAAGGGTTGCGGGTGGCAGGACGTGCGTCGGGGCGCTGCCCACAGCCCACACCCCACGGCCCACAGCCCTGGAAGTTACACTGGAGGGTGATGTTTGGTCCTGTTTCTCCGAGAAGTCGCCCGCAGCCGGGGCACCTGTATGACGTGGCCGTGGTCGGGGCCGGGCTGGCCGGAACGGAACTGGCGTGGCGGCTGGCCCGCGCGGGCCGGGACGTGCTGCTGGTGTCGCAGGCGCTCGATCACCTGGGGAACCTGTACCAGCCGACCACGGCGGGCGTGACGTTCCCCCCGGAGAGTCTGTTCGGGGAGGTGCGCGCCGCGCTGCACCCCGACACGGACGGCTGGACCTTCCACCGCCACCTGAAGGCCCGGATAGAGGAGACCAGCGGCATCCACCTGCTTCAGAGCACCGTCACCGCGCTGGACGAAGAAGAGACGCAGATCGTGCTCTCCACCTGGGAGGGTCCGAAACTCCACGCCCGCCTGTGCGTGCTGGCCGTCGGCGCGTTCCTGAAGGGCCGCCTGCTGGTGGGGGACACCATGGACGAGGCCGGACGCCTGAGCGAGGTCGCGTACGACTTCCTCGCGGACGACCTGACCGCCAGCGGCATCTGGCTGACCGGCAGTGAGCGCCGCGCCGAGGGCGAGGGCGTCGAGCCGCCGTACGACGTGCGCTTCCTGACACCCGCCCCGACCGAACTGGACGGGTTCCGCGTGAACCGCCTGGAGCGCGTGCGGATGCTCGGGCAGTGCACGCCCGGCGAGCACACCTACGGGAGCGTGCTGCGCGACGCCGCCCGCCTCGCCGGTGACCTGCTGACCGACCTGAACGCCGGGGGGCACGCATGATCGCCCGCCTCGGCGACTTCCGGTTCCCCGACAGCGCCGCGCGCCTGTACCCCGCCACCCCGGACCGCCCCTGGGTGCTGGAGGTCGGTTTTGGCGACGGGCGCTTCTGGCCGCACTTCGCGCGCACGTTCCCCGAGGCGCCCAACTACCTGGGCGTGGAACTCTCCGGCGTGTCCCTGCTGAAAGCCAACCGACGCCTGCGGGACGCGGGCCTGGAGAACGCCCTGCTGACCAAACTGCCGGCCGACGTCCTGATCCGCGAGGTGATCCCGCACGCGGGGCTGGACCTGATCGTCGTGAACTTCCCCGACCCCTGGCCCAAGGCCGGGCACACCGACCACCGCCTGCTGCGCGTCCCGTTCTTCCGCATGGCAGCCAGCCGCCTGAAACCCGGCGGGTCCATCCTGCTCACCACCGACCACGACGAGTACTTCGAATTCGCGTGCGAGCAGGCCCACGCCAGCGGCGTCATGCAGGTCGGGATCACCGACCCGCCCGCCGCCGCGCTGGAAACCAAGTACGCCCTCAAGTGGCGCGACCTTGGCCTGGGCGTCAACCACGCCCGCTTCACGCCCACCACCCACCTGCCCGTCCCACACGGACACACCGCGCCCTACCCGGAGGACCCCACCGCCGTGCCCCACGCCGTCCTGACCCTGCCCGACACCTTCGCCCCCCAGACCTTCCAGAAACTCACGGAACGCAACCCCGCCAGCCGCAATGCCGACGAGGGTGCCGGCTGGACCGTCATCCTGCTCGACCTGTACCAGGGACTGCGCCGCGACGGCTGGGTCGTCCTGGCGCACGTCGTGGAAGGCGACCTGACCCAGGAGGTCCTGATCGGCATCACCGCCCGCGAGGACGGCACGCACCTCGTGCGGCTCGCCAAGTTCGGCGGCCCGATCATCACGACCGGCGTGAAGGCCGCCGTGGGCGTCGTCACCCGCTGGCTCGAAGGTCAGGGCGCGGTCGTCAAGCACCACGGGTACTGACCCCTGACGGCGCTGCACTTCACGACCGAACCCATGAGCGTCCTCCTTCCCGCCGTGCGTGATCGGCTGCGCGCGGCGGGCGAGGTGACCCTCGAGGTGCCCGACCCCGACGCGGGCCTGGGCCGCTACGCGGGCGAGGTGACGCGCCACGGCGTCCACCGTCCCTGGCACACCTGGACGGACCTCGCGGACCTGCTCGGCGCGCACCTGCTGACCCCGGACCGGGCAGGGGAGGGGCGGGTGCGCCTGACGCTGCGCACGCACGCCCCGGCCCGCGACCCGGATCACGCCGGGTACGGTCCGGACGGCGACTGGGCCCGCGTGAACAAACTGGAAGACCCGGTGTTCCTGGCGACGTTCACCGAGGCACTGCGGCGCGTGAACCCCCCCCAGGGCGGGCGGGTGCTGGCCCTCGGCGTGAACGCCGGGCATGAACTGGACGCCCTGCCGCTGGCCTTCCCCGGCCGCCCCCTGACGGTGGTGGGCGTGGACCTCGACCCGGCCGCCGCGCAGGCCGCCCGCGAGCGCCACCCGCACGCGACCGTCCTGGCTGCCGACGTGAACGCCCTGCCCCCGGAACTGGGCCGCTTCGACCTGATCCTGGCCCTCAGCCTGCTGCAGAGCCCCGGCGTCACGCAGGACGTGCTGCTGGCCGCGCTGCGCCGCCACCACCTGACCCCGACCGGCGGCCTGATCCTCGGGTACCCGAACGCCCGCTACCGTGACGGCACCCTGTCGTACGGGGCGCGGATGCGTAACTACGCCCGCCCGGACCTGAGCCTGCTGAGCGCCGACGTCACCAATGCCCGGCGCGGCCTGCAGAAGCACGGGTTCAAGGTCTTCGTGACCGGCAAGTACGAGGTGCTGCTGACCGCCATTCCCGCCCAGGCCCGCACGCCCACCGACCTGGACCTGTGAACGCCGGTCAACTTTGCTCGCGGGGCACTCAGCCGTGCGTTAGGGTGGGCCGCGTATGCGTTTCCTGTCCCTGCTGCCCCTGACCGTCCTTCTCGCCGCCTGCGCTCCCAGCGCCACCACCGAAGACACCTTCAAAGGCCCCCTGGTCGAGGGTGAACAGTGGACCATCAGTGGCTCCGACCAGAACAACAAGCCGCTTGATGGGAAGGTCGTGGTGCCCGGCGCTCCCCAGTACGACCGCACGGACCGCGAGTGGTACTACCGTAACGAGGGGGCGCGCATCTACTTCCAGGAGCGCAGCGGCGAGTTCCAGGTCTGGGATACCCGCAACCCCGCCCGCTTCGTCATCTGCATCGTGCGCGCTCCCTACCGCTACGACGAGCAGCAGAGGCGGTTCGCCGGGATCAGTCTGTCCGGCTCCCTGGCCGAGATCAACGCCGTGTTCGCCAAGCTGAGCGGCAGCGGCACCCGCCTGACCGGCGGCGACTGCACCGTCACGCGCCTGTAATACGGACTCCGATTGAATGGGCTGCAAAGCCCGTTCAATCCGAGCGAAACAAACGGAATCCGTATGATACGGACTGCCGCAGTCCGGATCAGGCAGTCATGAAGGCGGCCGCCCCCCTGAACCTGGGGGGCGGCCGCCTGTGCCGGTGGTCGGCTCAGCCCTTGGTCAGGATGCGCACGCTGAGGATCTCGTCGGCCTTGGCATCCGGGATCTCGGCGTTGCTCTGGTCCATGGTGCGCGTCAGTTTCGGCAGGATGTCGTCGCCGGTCACGACCTTCCCGAAGATGGTGTGCTTGCCGTTCAGGAAGTCGGTGGGCACGAAGGTGATGAAGAACTGACTGCCGTTCGTGGCGGGGCCGCTGTTGGCCATGGCGAGAATGCCGCCGCTGTCGAAGGTGAGTTTCTGCCGGAACTCGTCCGCGAAGCTGTAGCCGGGCCCGCCGGTGCCCCACTCGGCCTTCTTGCTGTCGTCCACGCTCTTGGGGTCGCCGGTCTGCGCCATGAACCCGTCGATCACGCGGTGGAAGCGGATGCCGTCGAAGTAGTGGTTGCGGGCCAGGAACACGAAGTTGTTCACGGTGACCGGCGTTTCCTGCTCGTACAGGTCCGCGAGGATCTGCCCGCGGCTGGTGTCGATCAGCGCGTAGTAGTCCTTGCCGTCCGCGAGGGCCATGTCCGGCTCGGCCTTGAACTCGCGCGTGGGTTTATCGGTCAGTGCCGCGACGGCCGTGAAGCCGGCGGGCACCGGCCCGGGCTTGCTCACGTCGGGGGCGGCCGTGTCCTTGGCGGGGGTCTCGGTGGCGGGGGTCTCGGTCTGGGCCGCGTCGGTCTGGGCGGCCGCGTCGTCCTTCTTCTGGCAGGCGGTCAGGGCAAGGAGCGCGGTCAGGATCAGGGCAGCGTGTTTCATCGTTCCCTCCAGTGTAGCGGCCCGGACGGGCGGCGCGTCACGCAGAAGGTGGACGCCGGCCGTCCGGGCGGGGCCAATTCCGGCCGGTGCGGTACACTGCCCTCTTGATGATCGTGACCATTGACGGCGTGGCAGCCAGCGGAAAATCCAGCGTGTCCTCGGGGGTCGCGCAGGCCCTCGGCGTGCCCTACGTGAGCAGCGGCCTGCTGTACCGCGCCGCAACCCTGCTGGGCCTCGAAGCGAACCTGGACCTGCACGACGCGCCGCAGCTGCTGACCCTGCTGGGCACCCGCCCCGTGCACCTGGAACCGCTGGCCGGCGGGAACCGCGTGTGGCAGGCCGGGCGGGAACTCACGGACGAGCTGCACTCGACCCGCGTGGACCGGGGTGTCAGTGTCGTGGCGGCCCTGCCGGAGGTGCGGGCGTGGGTGGACGCCCAGCTGCGCGCCCTGCCCGAACCGTTCGTGGCCGAGGGCCGCGACATGGGGACCAACGTGTTCCCGCACGCCAGCCACAAGTTCTATCTGACCGCCAGCGCCCGCATCCGCGCCGAACGCCGCGCCCGCGAACGCCCGGAGGACGTGCCGGCCATCGAGGCCGCCCTGCAACGCCGTGACGAACTGGACACCGTGCAGAGCGCCCCCGCCCCTGACGCGCTCGTCATCGACACCGGCCCGCTCGACCTGCAGGGCGTGATCGACACCATCCTGACCCGCCTGCGCTGAGCGGCGCGTCACGAACAGCGCCGCCTCCCGACCGGGAGGCGGCGCTGCGTTGTGCGCTCAGGGGTTCAGGGACGCGCGACGATGAACTTCTGGGTGGTGTACACCTCGGTGTCGCTCGCGACGCTCTCGTCACCCTGGGCCTTGAGGGCCTTCAGGCGCAGCTGGTACGTGCCGTTCGCGGCGTTGGTGCCGTTGCTCAGCTTGCCGTCCCAGGCGTAGGTGTTGTAGGCGTCGCAGGTGCTGCTGGTCTGCGCGATGTTGTTGGTGCAGTTGCGGCCCAGGTACTCCTGCTTGAGCAGGGTATCCACGACGGCGCCGTTCGCGTCGAGCAGTTCCATGGTCATCTTACGGACCTGGTGCGAGAGCTGCGCCAGCACGTACGGGGCGTCCTTGGTCAGTTCGGTGGGTTTGGCGGGATCCAGCGCGACGTCCTTGAAGGTGTAGTCGATGGGCGTGGTCACGACCTGCCCTTC harbors:
- a CDS encoding RluA family pseudouridine synthase translates to MSDDAPSNDGFAFRSQVRAGGERVLAFLTREYRHSDGATWAARLAAGEVEVRGVPASGHEVLRAGDVVVWHRPPWREQAAPLDYAALLEDEALVAVSKPSGLPTLPGAGFLTHTLLTQVRLRYPGASPLHRLGRGTSGVVLFARTGEAGAALSRAWREHEVRKVYRAVGAGVPEWDTLDIRTPIGPVPHPRLGSVFAASPAGKASRSVAAVRERRAGQTLFDVEIHTGRPHQIRIHLAAAGHPLVDDPLYGVGGLPLPDLPGLPGDLGYLLHAWTLQFRHPLTGQEVRVEAPPPPGLRCG
- a CDS encoding FAD-dependent oxidoreductase gives rise to the protein MFGPVSPRSRPQPGHLYDVAVVGAGLAGTELAWRLARAGRDVLLVSQALDHLGNLYQPTTAGVTFPPESLFGEVRAALHPDTDGWTFHRHLKARIEETSGIHLLQSTVTALDEEETQIVLSTWEGPKLHARLCVLAVGAFLKGRLLVGDTMDEAGRLSEVAYDFLADDLTASGIWLTGSERRAEGEGVEPPYDVRFLTPAPTELDGFRVNRLERVRMLGQCTPGEHTYGSVLRDAARLAGDLLTDLNAGGHA
- the trmB gene encoding tRNA (guanine-N7)-methyltransferase, with translation MIARLGDFRFPDSAARLYPATPDRPWVLEVGFGDGRFWPHFARTFPEAPNYLGVELSGVSLLKANRRLRDAGLENALLTKLPADVLIREVIPHAGLDLIVVNFPDPWPKAGHTDHRLLRVPFFRMAASRLKPGGSILLTTDHDEYFEFACEQAHASGVMQVGITDPPAAALETKYALKWRDLGLGVNHARFTPTTHLPVPHGHTAPYPEDPTAVPHAVLTLPDTFAPQTFQKLTERNPASRNADEGAGWTVILLDLYQGLRRDGWVVLAHVVEGDLTQEVLIGITAREDGTHLVRLAKFGGPIITTGVKAAVGVVTRWLEGQGAVVKHHGY
- a CDS encoding class I SAM-dependent methyltransferase, which codes for MSVLLPAVRDRLRAAGEVTLEVPDPDAGLGRYAGEVTRHGVHRPWHTWTDLADLLGAHLLTPDRAGEGRVRLTLRTHAPARDPDHAGYGPDGDWARVNKLEDPVFLATFTEALRRVNPPQGGRVLALGVNAGHELDALPLAFPGRPLTVVGVDLDPAAAQAARERHPHATVLAADVNALPPELGRFDLILALSLLQSPGVTQDVLLAALRRHHLTPTGGLILGYPNARYRDGTLSYGARMRNYARPDLSLLSADVTNARRGLQKHGFKVFVTGKYEVLLTAIPAQARTPTDLDL
- a CDS encoding peptidylprolyl isomerase gives rise to the protein MKHAALILTALLALTACQKKDDAAAQTDAAQTETPATETPAKDTAAPDVSKPGPVPAGFTAVAALTDKPTREFKAEPDMALADGKDYYALIDTSRGQILADLYEQETPVTVNNFVFLARNHYFDGIRFHRVIDGFMAQTGDPKSVDDSKKAEWGTGGPGYSFADEFRQKLTFDSGGILAMANSGPATNGSQFFITFVPTDFLNGKHTIFGKVVTGDDILPKLTRTMDQSNAEIPDAKADEILSVRILTKG
- the cmk gene encoding (d)CMP kinase; the protein is MIVTIDGVAASGKSSVSSGVAQALGVPYVSSGLLYRAATLLGLEANLDLHDAPQLLTLLGTRPVHLEPLAGGNRVWQAGRELTDELHSTRVDRGVSVVAALPEVRAWVDAQLRALPEPFVAEGRDMGTNVFPHASHKFYLTASARIRAERRARERPEDVPAIEAALQRRDELDTVQSAPAPDALVIDTGPLDLQGVIDTILTRLR